Genomic DNA from Alkalihalobacterium alkalinitrilicum:
CCTTGTTTTATTAGTTTACAGGATTTCCTGTGTACTTTTCACGTAATATAAACTTTTGAATTTTTCCTGATGCATTTCGAGGTAATTGATCAATAAACAAGAATTTTTTCGGTACTTTATATCCAGCTAAACGTTGGCGGCAAAATGCATTAATCTCTTCTTCGCTTAATTGTTCTCCTTCTTTTACAACAATAACAGCAGTTACAAGTTCTCCCCACTTAGGATCAGGGGTTCCAATGACAGCACTTTCAACAATGTGTGGATGTTCATCTAAAGCATACTCAACTTCCACGGAGTATACATTTTCACCGCCCGTAATAACCATGTCTTTTCTACGATCAACTAGTGAAATATAACCGTCCTCATCTACGGATGCTAGATCACCTGTATAAAGCCAACCATCACGTAGCGTCTTTGCCGTTTCTTCTGGCTTATTATAATACTCTTTCATGATCGTTTCGCCTCGTAAAATTAATTCACCAATTTCTCCAACTTCTACTTCATCACCGTTTTCATTGACTACCTTTACTTCTGTAAATGAAGTCGGCCATTTTCCTGACTTTCCAATCTTAGTTTCGTGGTCATCTGGTGTTAAATATATACCTGTTGGCCCACCTTCTGTTAAACCACAAAGATTATAGAATTGGTCTGTTTTAAATAATTCCATGCTCTTCTTAACTAAGTCAGGTGACATAGGTGCAGCACCATAACCACAACGAGCAATAGAAGACAAATCTAACTGATCAACATTCGGTACTTGAGTAAAGAAGTTATACATTGTCGGAACCCCAAAGAATAATGTAATTCGATTTTTTTCTATTGTTTTTAATGTTTCAACTGGATGAAAGTCCTGTTCGATTACATTTGTGGCGCCGAGGAAAAATCCAGGTAACAAAAATAAACAAAGCTGAGCGCAGTGAAACAGTGGAGCAACATGTAATAATTTATCTTCACACTGAAGCCCTAACAAACCAGTAGTTCCGATCGCCACTTTAACAACGCGTTGGTGATCGAAAAGAGCGCCTTTTGGTTTACCAGTTGTCCCTGACGTATAAAGAATATGAAGGTCATCAGTCCCTAAAACTTCAACATCGGGTTCTTCGAGATTATTAGTCAAAATATTTTCATAACTTAAGTATTCTGGAACTGTTGCTCTAGGTGTAACAATTACATTACGGATCGCTACATCGTCTCTACTTGCTTCCTGAATAATGTCCTCAAACTCTTGATCACAAACAACCATTACACTATCAGATTGATCAAGAATATAGTTTACTTCTCTACCAACCAACCTAAAATTAACAGGGACTATGACTGCACCAAGTTTAGCTGCCGCAAAATAGGTTATTGCAAAATAATCAGAGTTTTTCATCATAATTGCGAGTTTTTCACCTTTTTGTAAACCAATACTCGATAAACCATGAGCAAGTCGATTAACATTCTCATTGAATTGTCGATAAGTATACTCCCTATCCTTAAACGTAACCGCTAATTTTTCTGGATGACGCCGAGCATTAAGAGCTAAACTACTTGTAATATTCACAAAATAACCCCCTAAAAAATTTTAACGTCTTTCCGAAAGAAGTCTCCCTCTTCAAGCGTGTGAAGGGCGTAGCCCAACGGTAAGGGGGAGATGAATTTCGGTTGGGCTTTAGCCCAAAGGCTTTTTTCTTTTGTCTTTTTTCTCGTTATGTTATAATCAGTCTTATAAAGAATAAGGATTGATATAACAATGAAGTTAGATAGTAATAACCATTCAGTATTCTTGATGTATTATCACCTTGTATTAGTTGTGAAATATCGAAGAAAGGTCATTGATGATACTATTTCAAACTATGCAAGAGATAAATTCGTGTCGTTGAGTGAGAAATACAATATTACATTAGTCGAGTGGAACCATGATATTGACCATGTACATATTCTTTTCAAAGCACAACCTAATAGTGAATTGTCCAAATTTATCAACGCCTACAAAAGTGCAAGTTCAAGACTCATCAAGAAGGATTTTCCTCATGTTCGTAAAAAGTTGTGGAAAGAAATGTTTTGGTCAAGAAGCTTTTGTTTATTGACTACTGGTGGTTCGCCTATTGAAGTGGTGAAAAAATATATTGAAAATCAAGGAATGAAGTGAGGTGATTTGATATGGCTAAACAAAACAAGGCTTATAAGTTTCGACTGTATCCAACAGATGAACAGGCTTTGATGATACGCAAAACTTTTGGTTGCGTTCGTTTTGTCTACAATAAAATGTTAGCAGAACGAAAAGAAACGTACGAAAACCTGAAAGATGATAAAGAAGCATTGAAAAAGGTGAAGCATCCCACTCCTGCTAAATATAAAAAGGAGTTTGCATGGTTAAAAGAAGTAGACTCATTAGCCCTAGCAAATGCACAACTAAACTTGAATAAGGCATATAAAGCATTCTTCAAAGGTAATGCAAAGTTTCCAAATTTCAAAAGTAAGCGACATAACCAAAGCTACACAACGAATGTCGTAAATGGGAATATTCAGTTGTTGGAGGGTCATATCAAATTACCGAAACTAAAAATGGTGAAAATCAAACAACATCGAAACATTCCTTCTGACCATACAATCAAATCTTGTACAGTTTCTATGACTTCATCAGGAAAATACTATCTTTCCATTCTCACAGAGTACGAAAAAGAGATTAAGAGTAAGGACATTGAAAATGTTGTAGGTTTAGATTTTGCGATGAATGGGTTATTTGTTGATAGTGAAACAGGTAAGAAAGCCAATTACCCACGTTTCTATCGACAAATGATTGATAAATTAGCAATTGAACAACGTAAACTTTCTCGCAAAAAGAAGGGGTCCTCAAATTGGAACAAACAACGTATTCGAGTGGCTAAAATCCAAGAAAAAGTCGCCAATCAACGAAAAAACTACTTACATCATCAATCGAAAGCATTAGTTACATCTTATGATGCGGTTATTATCGAGGACTTGGATATGAAAGGGATGTCACAAGCTCTAAAATTCGGGAAAAGTGTCGCTGATAATGGTTGGGGAATGTTCACTTCTTTCTTACACTACAAGCTAAAAGAACAAGGGAAACAACTTGTCAAAATAGATAAATGGTTCCCATCTACTAAAACTTGTTCGAGTTGTTGTTCGATAAGAGAAATACGATTATCGGAACGTACCTATCAGTGCGATTGTGGGCTAAATCTTGATAGAGATTACAATTCGGCGCTAAATATCAAAAAAGAAGGCATACGCTTATTAGCAACTGCCTAATGCAAATATAAACTCTTGGAACAAGAGGGTTAGCTTGGTCAAATTCGTCAGCTACCAAAAGTGGCGATTACCCAAGAAGCCCCACTTCAAACAACCCGTAAGGGTGGTAAGTGGTGGGTAGTTCACAAGTTATATAGAGTTCTCATAGATGGCTACAAAACTATATATCTCTATGAAACTTATGCAATTTTTATACCAAATATTAAAAATATTCTAAACAGTTTTATTATAGGGATTCCAACGAATTACTTACACATCCTCGATTGGAATTCAGACGTCCCTAAATGAATGGTTGTTCATTTTTCATACACTTTTTACTTTTCTGCCATAGTTAATAACTAGGTCAACTAAGTTGATTATAGCCATTGAAATGTACCACCAAATGACAAAAAGTGTACAAATGAATGACAGACTGTTTACCAATGCGATTCTTCTAATGATAAAAGATATAAAACCATATGTTATAAAAATGTAATTAATTTTCAATAAATCAGTCTTCTGCAAACGGGACAGACTAACTCTTTTTATTACGTAGTAGACTCATACTGCGCAGCAAACAATCCTTCATGAAAGAATGTAAATAGCAAGAAACTAGTTTAAAAGGTGAAGGTCAGCCGACGTACCTTTGGTATAGCAGGGCTTCAACCTCGGGAGTTCTCCACCAGTTGCCTGTCAGCTACTGAGCGTCTTGGTACTTACTCAGGTTGGACTTTCACCAACTAGCAATTAACGGCTTTTTTTGTTGAATTTTTTATTAATTCGCAATAAAAAGGGGCCTCCATTAATTAAGTGATATTACATATTTCGAGGATTATCTACAATAAGAGGAGATTTTTGATCAACAACAAAAGGTAGGGCCTAACTTTTACGATCACAGAAAGTTTTATCCTTTTGTATGAAGTCCAACCTTATTTAAGATTCCTTTTCTGATTAGAGGATAATTAACTTAACTATAATTATAAATTTGTGAAAGAAGTTAGTTCTTTTTAGTTGGAAGTAAGGCTTCTAGTAAAAAGTAAAACGTCCCATTACTCACTCAA
This window encodes:
- the tnpA gene encoding IS200/IS605 family transposase, whose protein sequence is MKLDSNNHSVFLMYYHLVLVVKYRRKVIDDTISNYARDKFVSLSEKYNITLVEWNHDIDHVHILFKAQPNSELSKFINAYKSASSRLIKKDFPHVRKKLWKEMFWSRSFCLLTTGGSPIEVVKKYIENQGMK
- a CDS encoding class I adenylate-forming enzyme family protein is translated as MNITSSLALNARRHPEKLAVTFKDREYTYRQFNENVNRLAHGLSSIGLQKGEKLAIMMKNSDYFAITYFAAAKLGAVIVPVNFRLVGREVNYILDQSDSVMVVCDQEFEDIIQEASRDDVAIRNVIVTPRATVPEYLSYENILTNNLEEPDVEVLGTDDLHILYTSGTTGKPKGALFDHQRVVKVAIGTTGLLGLQCEDKLLHVAPLFHCAQLCLFLLPGFFLGATNVIEQDFHPVETLKTIEKNRITLFFGVPTMYNFFTQVPNVDQLDLSSIARCGYGAAPMSPDLVKKSMELFKTDQFYNLCGLTEGGPTGIYLTPDDHETKIGKSGKWPTSFTEVKVVNENGDEVEVGEIGELILRGETIMKEYYNKPEETAKTLRDGWLYTGDLASVDEDGYISLVDRRKDMVITGGENVYSVEVEYALDEHPHIVESAVIGTPDPKWGELVTAVIVVKEGEQLSEEEINAFCRQRLAGYKVPKKFLFIDQLPRNASGKIQKFILREKYTGNPVN
- a CDS encoding RNA-guided endonuclease TnpB family protein; its protein translation is MAKQNKAYKFRLYPTDEQALMIRKTFGCVRFVYNKMLAERKETYENLKDDKEALKKVKHPTPAKYKKEFAWLKEVDSLALANAQLNLNKAYKAFFKGNAKFPNFKSKRHNQSYTTNVVNGNIQLLEGHIKLPKLKMVKIKQHRNIPSDHTIKSCTVSMTSSGKYYLSILTEYEKEIKSKDIENVVGLDFAMNGLFVDSETGKKANYPRFYRQMIDKLAIEQRKLSRKKKGSSNWNKQRIRVAKIQEKVANQRKNYLHHQSKALVTSYDAVIIEDLDMKGMSQALKFGKSVADNGWGMFTSFLHYKLKEQGKQLVKIDKWFPSTKTCSSCCSIREIRLSERTYQCDCGLNLDRDYNSALNIKKEGIRLLATA